In the genome of Myroides phaeus, one region contains:
- a CDS encoding DUF3365 domain-containing protein — translation MKKVLLLSFAIISLVSCGDKQKTSVDLETLKVQGDSITVVTQKALMSNVSNAIKKGGTTYGVEFCNTKALVLTDSLSKKYEATIQRITDKNRNADNELTSANDKALFSAFKENTQLQDSLIAENGKHIYYKRINLGMETCLKCHGTPDSNIDTETYLKIKEHYPLDKAVGYNLKELRGMWKITFDK, via the coding sequence ATGAAAAAGGTTCTTTTGTTGTCTTTCGCAATCATCTCATTGGTTTCTTGTGGCGACAAACAAAAAACATCCGTTGACTTAGAAACATTAAAAGTACAAGGAGACTCTATAACAGTAGTTACTCAAAAAGCTTTAATGTCAAATGTTTCTAATGCAATTAAAAAAGGAGGCACTACTTATGGAGTTGAGTTTTGTAACACAAAAGCATTAGTACTGACTGATTCTCTTTCAAAAAAATACGAAGCAACAATTCAGCGCATAACTGATAAAAACAGAAACGCAGATAATGAGTTAACCTCAGCAAATGACAAAGCTCTTTTTAGTGCATTTAAGGAGAATACTCAACTACAAGATAGTCTTATCGCAGAAAATGGTAAACACATCTATTATAAGCGTATAAACCTTGGAATGGAGACTTGCTTGAAGTGTCATGGAACACCAGACTCAAATATCGACACAGAGACCTATTTGAAGATAAAAGAACATTACCCTCTTGACAAAGCAGTAGGGTATAATCTAAAAGAACTTAGAGGAATGTGGAAAATTACATTTGATAAATAA
- the pheS gene encoding phenylalanine--tRNA ligase subunit alpha, whose product MIDKIKEYIGEAEQFTTDNKETLEAFRIKFLSKKGILNDLFAHFKTVPNDQKKEFGQAINALKNTIENKVKSIQETLDSKDVQGLYGDLTRPGYPLEIGSRHPISLVKNQIVDIFNSIGFNISEGPEIEDDWHNFEALNFPEYHPARDMQDTFFVQTNPEHLLRTHTSSVQVRYMEKNTPPLRTISPGRVFRNEAISSRSHCIFHQVEGLYIDKDVSFADLKQTLLYFTKEMFGKSKIRLRPSYFPFTEPSAEVDIYWGLKTETDYRITKGTGWLEIMGCGMVDPNVLKNCNIDPNEYSGFAFGMGIERIAMLLYQIGDIRMFYENDIRFLEQFKTSF is encoded by the coding sequence ATGATAGATAAAATAAAAGAGTATATCGGTGAAGCGGAACAGTTTACTACCGATAATAAAGAGACGCTTGAAGCATTTAGAATTAAATTCCTTTCTAAAAAAGGAATCTTAAACGATTTATTTGCTCACTTCAAAACAGTTCCAAATGACCAAAAGAAAGAGTTTGGACAAGCTATCAATGCACTGAAAAACACTATTGAAAATAAAGTAAAATCAATTCAAGAAACTTTAGATTCTAAAGATGTTCAAGGTCTTTATGGAGATTTAACTCGTCCAGGTTACCCATTAGAAATAGGTTCAAGACACCCTATCTCATTGGTAAAAAATCAAATTGTTGATATTTTCAACTCTATTGGTTTCAACATTTCAGAAGGTCCAGAAATTGAAGATGACTGGCATAACTTCGAAGCATTGAATTTCCCTGAGTATCACCCAGCGAGAGATATGCAAGATACTTTCTTCGTGCAAACAAATCCAGAGCACTTATTACGTACACATACGTCATCAGTTCAGGTTCGTTATATGGAGAAAAACACACCTCCTTTGAGAACAATCTCTCCAGGACGTGTATTTAGAAACGAAGCTATCTCTTCACGTTCTCACTGTATCTTCCACCAAGTAGAAGGATTATACATTGATAAAGATGTATCTTTTGCAGATTTAAAACAAACTTTGTTATACTTCACAAAAGAGATGTTTGGTAAATCTAAAATTCGTTTACGTCCATCTTACTTCCCATTTACTGAGCCAAGTGCTGAAGTAGATATCTATTGGGGATTAAAAACAGAAACTGACTACCGTATTACAAAAGGTACAGGATGGTTAGAAATCATGGGATGTGGAATGGTAGATCCTAATGTATTGAAAAACTGTAACATTGATCCAAACGAATACAGCGGTTTCGCTTTTGGTATGGGTATTGAGCGTATTGCAATGTTATTATATCAAATCGGAGATATCCGTATGTTCTATGAAAACGATATCCGTTTCTTAGAGCAATTTAAAACAAGCTTCTAA
- a CDS encoding CvpA family protein, with translation MFLDVIALIALVFALYKGIKDGFFVSVVAFLAIFIGAIGALKFSNVVKEFLFESFGWQTSFLPVIAFVLTFFFAILIAKFLANMVTKFFDAVFLGMFNRFFGALFQVLVVVLVGSMLLSFFDQMNDIFQVVEKETLEASYSYQVYLVVSDSILPSFFQLIKTLFEKSVEVLHTTTPSESV, from the coding sequence ATGTTTTTAGATGTTATCGCTTTAATTGCACTTGTATTTGCTTTGTATAAAGGAATAAAAGATGGTTTTTTTGTATCTGTTGTAGCCTTTTTAGCAATATTTATTGGAGCTATTGGTGCATTAAAATTTTCAAACGTAGTTAAAGAATTCCTTTTTGAGTCTTTTGGGTGGCAAACTTCTTTTCTGCCTGTAATAGCATTTGTACTAACTTTTTTCTTTGCAATTTTAATTGCTAAGTTCTTAGCTAATATGGTAACTAAGTTTTTTGATGCTGTATTCTTAGGAATGTTTAATCGCTTTTTTGGAGCCTTGTTTCAAGTTTTAGTTGTTGTATTGGTGGGAAGTATGTTACTTTCGTTTTTTGATCAGATGAATGATATTTTTCAAGTAGTAGAGAAAGAAACATTAGAGGCATCTTATAGTTATCAAGTATATTTAGTTGTTTCAGATTCTATCTTACCAAGTTTCTTCCAATTGATTAAGACATTATTTGAAAAAAGCGTAGAAGTATTACATACAACTACGCCTTCTGAATCTGTTTAA
- a CDS encoding tetratricopeptide repeat protein produces MKHIITFVLFVLSTISWGQTANWNEKFDKANELILKEKFQDAITIFQDLEKQNNTSPELLFNLGNAFYRTNDNVNAVYYYEKALKLTPNDKSIETNLGYARKNLIDDITIVKEYDNQDILHQTLGKLTPDQWSILATILAFTILIAFIVYYLNEKSSIKRISFVWIVVALLSLGASIYAAKFEEVYRGKEETGIIFSQETNLKEEAKNTSKTLKELHAGTKVYILEHNALWIKVRLDNQEIGWIEKSTIKNI; encoded by the coding sequence ATGAAGCATATTATCACTTTCGTATTATTTGTATTGAGCACCATTTCTTGGGGGCAAACAGCTAATTGGAATGAAAAATTTGACAAAGCAAATGAGCTAATTCTAAAAGAGAAGTTCCAAGATGCGATCACTATCTTCCAAGATTTAGAGAAGCAAAACAATACATCTCCTGAATTACTTTTTAATTTAGGAAATGCTTTTTATCGTACAAACGACAATGTCAACGCTGTTTATTACTATGAAAAGGCGTTGAAACTAACACCAAATGATAAAAGCATTGAAACTAATTTAGGTTATGCACGCAAGAATTTAATAGATGATATTACAATTGTAAAAGAGTATGACAATCAAGATATCTTACATCAAACACTTGGAAAACTAACTCCTGATCAATGGTCAATCTTGGCAACAATCTTAGCTTTTACAATCTTAATTGCTTTTATTGTTTACTACCTCAATGAGAAGAGTTCAATTAAAAGAATAAGTTTTGTTTGGATTGTAGTTGCCTTATTAAGTTTAGGAGCATCAATTTATGCTGCTAAATTTGAAGAAGTCTATAGAGGTAAAGAAGAAACAGGTATAATCTTTTCGCAAGAAACGAACTTAAAAGAAGAAGCCAAAAACACTTCTAAAACCTTAAAAGAACTCCATGCAGGAACAAAGGTTTACATCTTAGAGCACAATGCTCTTTGGATTAAAGTTCGATTAGACAATCAAGAGATAGGGTGGATCGAAAAATCTACTATTAAAAATATTTAA
- a CDS encoding BatD family protein, with amino-acid sequence MKTLRNFILIICFISTQAIFAQITFDAKVSRESVPLNENVRVDFSMNKDGDNFTPPRFDGFTVVGGPNQSVSYAWTNGQKSFNKTYSYFLQPTRKGKLTIQGASIEIDGQVYKTKAVTITVGDAVAKQDPRQQINQVQQQSIDNIHLVAEVTNSKPYINEPITITYKLYFNTSIGGYMGKQIPTYEKFWVHNINLDGRPEVKQGKFKGENYHYIVLKQDVLMAQEEGALSIDPLILNIQAEVPTGRRDFFGFPEYGYIEKEFSTNKVTINAKALPEAGKPENFSGGVGTFDFKVTPTKTDLKAGEQLKLTVEVSGKGNLNLLTMPQPKAHSALEIYDPVYAEKINSGIYGMQGKRSNEYIIIPQYKGEYNIEPMEFSYFDLDTKKYKTINTDSLVINVLEGPTLPTNKDAVGTDIVNTDELFQPFKTKVSFVEPYQTKYWNTNLFYILTLIPFIAIPFFIFGINRQRAISGDTEGLRLKNNNRLAKKYLSEAKKNLNNKELFYEALERCLHNFLKAKLNIETSEMSNENIEEILVEKQIDTDAISEFMNLKNACEWARYTPTNQVNITNDYEKAIQAISKLEKQFK; translated from the coding sequence ATGAAAACACTGCGTAACTTCATATTAATAATATGCTTTATAAGCACACAAGCTATTTTTGCACAAATTACTTTTGACGCAAAAGTAAGTAGAGAAAGCGTGCCTTTAAACGAAAATGTTCGTGTTGACTTTTCAATGAATAAAGATGGAGACAACTTTACTCCTCCCCGATTTGATGGATTTACAGTAGTTGGAGGTCCGAACCAATCTGTTAGCTACGCTTGGACTAATGGTCAAAAATCATTCAACAAAACATACTCATACTTTCTACAACCAACACGTAAAGGAAAGTTAACAATACAAGGAGCCAGTATTGAGATTGATGGACAAGTTTACAAGACAAAAGCAGTAACTATTACTGTAGGAGATGCTGTTGCAAAGCAAGATCCAAGACAGCAAATTAATCAAGTGCAACAACAGTCGATAGACAATATACATTTGGTAGCGGAAGTAACAAATAGCAAACCGTATATCAACGAACCTATTACAATTACATATAAATTATATTTCAACACTTCTATTGGAGGCTATATGGGAAAACAAATCCCAACCTACGAGAAGTTTTGGGTTCACAATATCAATTTAGATGGCCGTCCTGAAGTAAAACAAGGGAAATTTAAAGGAGAGAACTATCACTATATTGTTTTAAAACAAGACGTGTTAATGGCACAAGAGGAAGGTGCCTTATCTATAGATCCTTTAATTTTAAACATTCAAGCAGAAGTACCTACTGGAAGACGAGATTTCTTTGGTTTTCCAGAATACGGATATATTGAAAAAGAGTTTTCAACAAATAAAGTAACGATCAATGCTAAAGCCTTACCTGAAGCCGGAAAGCCAGAAAACTTCTCAGGAGGTGTTGGAACATTTGACTTTAAAGTTACCCCTACTAAAACAGATTTAAAAGCAGGAGAACAACTGAAACTAACTGTTGAAGTATCTGGAAAAGGGAACTTAAACCTGTTAACTATGCCACAGCCTAAAGCACATTCGGCTTTAGAAATTTACGATCCTGTTTATGCAGAAAAAATAAATTCAGGTATCTATGGTATGCAAGGTAAAAGAAGTAATGAATATATTATCATTCCTCAATATAAGGGAGAGTACAATATTGAACCAATGGAATTCTCTTATTTTGATTTAGACACAAAGAAGTACAAGACAATCAATACAGATAGCCTTGTTATAAATGTATTAGAAGGTCCTACCTTACCAACTAACAAAGACGCTGTCGGTACAGATATTGTGAATACAGATGAATTATTTCAACCTTTTAAAACAAAAGTCAGTTTCGTAGAACCTTATCAAACAAAATATTGGAATACGAACCTATTCTATATACTTACGCTTATTCCGTTCATCGCCATTCCTTTCTTTATTTTTGGAATTAATAGACAAAGAGCAATTAGTGGTGATACAGAAGGACTACGATTGAAAAACAATAATCGTTTAGCAAAGAAATATCTTAGTGAAGCGAAAAAGAATCTTAACAATAAAGAGTTGTTCTACGAAGCATTAGAACGTTGTTTACACAACTTCCTAAAAGCTAAATTGAACATTGAAACAAGTGAAATGAGCAATGAAAATATCGAAGAGATATTAGTAGAAAAACAAATAGATACAGATGCAATCTCAGAGTTTATGAATTTAAAAAATGCTTGTGAGTGGGCACGATACACGCCAACCAACCAAGTAAACATCACAAACGATTATGAGAAAGCAATTCAAGCAATTAGTAAATTAGAAAAACAATTCAAATAG
- a CDS encoding tetratricopeptide repeat protein, translating to MKNLLYTAIFCLFTLFSFAQSAGRALNKGNEGYEQKHYTQAEAAYRIAKSKNPKSTADYNMGNTLYKQNYTKEAITALTRATQTATTKAEKHRAFHNLGNVYMKNKNYQEAEKAYKSALLNNPKDDETRYNYAVAKKLNEENPQQNDDNKDDQNKDNKDNKNDQNKDNKDNKDDQNKDNKDNKDDQNKDNKDNKDDQNKDNKDNKDDQNKDNKDNKDDQNKDNKDNKDDQNKDNKDNKDDQNKDNKPQNNPQAPSRDQIDRILDAMNQKEKDIQQRLINKGKKGDKGEGQAVPAGQRKKDW from the coding sequence ATGAAGAATTTACTTTACACCGCTATATTTTGTTTGTTTACTTTATTCTCTTTTGCTCAATCAGCAGGAAGAGCCTTAAATAAAGGAAATGAAGGTTACGAACAAAAACACTACACACAGGCAGAAGCAGCTTATAGAATTGCGAAATCTAAAAACCCAAAATCTACTGCAGATTATAATATGGGTAATACACTATATAAACAAAACTATACGAAAGAAGCAATCACTGCCCTAACAAGAGCAACACAAACAGCAACTACAAAAGCTGAAAAACATAGAGCTTTTCACAACCTTGGTAATGTTTATATGAAAAATAAAAACTACCAAGAAGCAGAAAAAGCTTACAAAAGCGCTTTATTAAACAATCCTAAAGATGACGAAACACGTTACAACTATGCTGTAGCTAAAAAACTAAACGAAGAAAATCCTCAGCAAAACGACGATAATAAAGACGATCAAAATAAGGATAACAAAGACAATAAGAACGACCAGAATAAGGATAACAAAGACAACAAAGACGATCAGAATAAGGATAATAAAGACAACAAAGACGATCAAAATAAGGATAACAAAGACAATAAGGACGACCAAAATAAGGATAACAAAGACAATAAGGACGACCAAAACAAGGATAATAAAGACAATAAGGACGATCAAAATAAGGATAACAAAGACAATAAGGACGACCAAAACAAGGATAACAAAGACAATAAGGACGACCAAAACAAGGATAACAAACCACAAAATAATCCACAAGCTCCAAGTAGAGATCAAATTGATCGTATCTTAGACGCAATGAATCAAAAAGAAAAAGATATTCAACAGCGTTTGATTAACAAAGGTAAAAAAGGTGATAAAGGAGAAGGTCAAGCAGTACCTGCTGGACAAAGAAAAAAAGACTGGTAA
- a CDS encoding VWA domain-containing protein, producing MWELDNKKYLFLLIVVAILVILFIADVIWKRKRQSLFATTKAMRVLAPNRSKNKTIIKASIYLVALASIVFALVNPKIGTKVVTVKRQGIDIVFTLDVSKSMLAQDMAPDRMAKMKQLVSQIINNLGPDRIGIVGYAGSAFPMLPITTDHYVAKMYLQSMNTDMVSSQGTAFEDAIYVASNYFDNPQTSKVMILISDGEDHGEEMDGAISIAKQKGIKVITIGVGTENGGPIPIRTAKGVEYKRDWDNEIVTTKLNPATLKHIADATGGKYFYGSNTQEIVDLIKNELNKIEKTDFESQQIAEFQAQYQWFLGLAFLLIFIDLFILERKTLWMKKLNLFNEK from the coding sequence ATGTGGGAGTTAGACAATAAAAAATATCTTTTCTTATTAATAGTAGTCGCAATATTAGTCATACTATTTATTGCTGATGTAATATGGAAAAGAAAGAGACAAAGCCTTTTTGCAACAACGAAAGCAATGAGAGTTTTGGCTCCAAATCGTTCAAAGAATAAAACAATTATAAAAGCAAGTATCTACTTAGTAGCATTAGCATCAATTGTATTTGCCTTAGTGAATCCTAAAATCGGAACAAAAGTTGTCACAGTAAAAAGACAGGGGATTGATATTGTCTTTACACTTGACGTATCTAAAAGTATGCTTGCCCAAGATATGGCTCCGGATAGAATGGCCAAAATGAAACAACTTGTTTCACAAATTATCAATAACCTTGGACCAGACAGAATAGGTATTGTTGGTTATGCAGGGAGTGCTTTTCCTATGCTGCCAATTACTACAGACCATTATGTTGCAAAAATGTACTTACAGTCGATGAACACGGATATGGTATCATCACAAGGAACCGCCTTTGAAGATGCTATTTACGTAGCAAGTAACTACTTTGACAATCCGCAAACAAGTAAGGTTATGATCCTTATATCTGATGGAGAAGACCACGGAGAAGAAATGGATGGAGCAATTTCAATTGCAAAGCAAAAAGGTATTAAAGTCATTACAATTGGTGTAGGTACAGAAAATGGAGGTCCAATTCCTATTCGTACAGCCAAAGGAGTTGAATATAAAAGAGATTGGGACAATGAAATTGTAACAACAAAGTTAAACCCTGCAACCCTTAAACACATTGCAGATGCAACTGGAGGAAAGTACTTCTATGGCTCTAACACCCAAGAGATAGTAGATTTAATCAAAAATGAATTAAATAAAATAGAAAAAACAGACTTTGAATCACAACAAATTGCAGAATTTCAAGCGCAATACCAATGGTTTTTAGGTTTAGCTTTTTTACTAATTTTTATTGACCTATTCATCTTAGAGAGAAAGACACTGTGGATGAAGAAGCTAAATCTTTTCAACGAAAAGTAA
- a CDS encoding vWA domain-containing protein, which yields MMKNITFANPEFFWLFLLLPIALFVWYKNRKKQRATIKLSSIDSVIGHSSLLVKLLPISIVLRTLALSAIIVAMARPQIVNVDSKVHSTHGIDIVMAMDVSGSMLAKDLKPNRLEALKTVAANFVEQRVTDRIGLVIYAAEGYTKTPVTSDKILILNDMKSIKYNNDLRDGTAIGVGLATAINRLKDSPAKSKIIILLTDGVNNTGTVDPKMAAEIAKEYNIKTYTIGIGTNGLAESPVGIKPNGEIVYEKVPVEIDEQLMKEIAKITGGKYFRATDTKKLTAIYEEINQLEKTKIDEQKFVNSDDKFHLLALLAFVLLALDFILQKTLFRGFI from the coding sequence ATGATGAAGAATATAACATTTGCAAATCCAGAGTTTTTTTGGCTTTTCTTACTGTTGCCAATTGCTTTGTTTGTATGGTATAAAAACAGAAAAAAACAACGTGCAACAATCAAACTAAGTTCTATAGACAGCGTTATTGGTCATAGTTCACTATTAGTTAAATTACTACCAATTTCCATTGTATTAAGAACACTTGCACTATCTGCGATTATTGTAGCCATGGCCAGACCACAAATCGTAAATGTAGATAGTAAAGTACATTCTACTCACGGTATAGACATAGTAATGGCTATGGACGTTTCAGGTAGTATGCTTGCAAAAGACCTAAAACCAAATCGATTAGAAGCACTAAAAACAGTAGCAGCAAACTTTGTTGAACAACGTGTAACAGACCGCATTGGGCTTGTTATTTACGCAGCAGAAGGTTATACCAAAACACCTGTTACCAGTGATAAAATACTTATTCTAAACGATATGAAATCAATTAAGTACAATAATGACTTAAGAGATGGTACTGCGATTGGAGTAGGATTAGCAACAGCTATAAATAGACTGAAAGACAGTCCTGCTAAAAGTAAAATCATCATTTTATTGACAGATGGTGTTAACAATACAGGAACAGTTGATCCAAAAATGGCTGCTGAAATTGCGAAAGAGTATAACATTAAAACTTATACTATTGGTATTGGTACTAATGGTTTAGCAGAATCACCTGTAGGCATAAAACCAAATGGAGAAATAGTTTACGAAAAAGTACCTGTTGAAATCGATGAACAGCTAATGAAAGAGATTGCTAAAATAACAGGAGGAAAATACTTTAGAGCAACAGATACGAAGAAGCTAACAGCTATTTACGAAGAGATTAATCAATTAGAAAAAACGAAAATAGACGAACAAAAGTTTGTTAACTCTGATGATAAGTTCCACTTATTAGCATTATTAGCATTTGTGTTATTAGCGTTAGATTTTATTTTACAAAAAACACTTTTCAGAGGATTTATTTAA
- a CDS encoding DUF58 domain-containing protein, with translation MDTKDILKKVKKIEIKTKRLSDHIFSGEYHTSFKGRGMTFSEVRQYQFGDDIRAIDWNVTARYNEPYIKVFEEERELTLMLMVDVSGSESFGSSDQFKEDIITEIAATLAFSATQNNDKIGLILFSDQIELFVPPKKGKTHVLRIIRELINFKPKSQKTDLGQALEYLSKVLKKKAIVFVLSDFITPNYEHTLKISAKKHDITGIRVYDKREKELPNVGLINVFDAETHQEQIINTSDSTLRKEYTTYFLKQEGIFNKVFQKCGAGTINIEVGDSYVKKLLGYFKSR, from the coding sequence ATGGATACCAAAGACATTTTAAAGAAGGTCAAAAAAATAGAAATAAAGACCAAGCGATTAAGCGATCACATATTTTCGGGAGAATACCATACTTCGTTTAAAGGAAGAGGTATGACTTTTTCTGAAGTTCGCCAATATCAATTTGGAGATGATATACGTGCAATTGATTGGAACGTTACAGCACGTTATAATGAACCTTACATAAAAGTTTTTGAAGAAGAAAGAGAACTTACTTTAATGCTAATGGTAGACGTTAGCGGATCTGAAAGTTTTGGTTCTTCCGATCAATTTAAAGAAGATATAATAACTGAAATAGCAGCTACTTTAGCCTTTTCAGCTACACAAAATAACGACAAAATTGGTTTAATCCTCTTTTCTGATCAAATTGAATTATTTGTTCCTCCGAAAAAAGGTAAGACACACGTTTTACGTATCATTAGAGAACTGATCAATTTTAAGCCAAAAAGTCAAAAAACAGACTTAGGGCAAGCTTTAGAATACCTTTCAAAGGTTTTAAAAAAGAAAGCTATAGTATTTGTACTTTCAGACTTTATCACACCAAATTATGAACATACACTTAAAATTTCTGCTAAAAAACACGACATTACGGGAATTAGAGTTTATGACAAAAGAGAAAAAGAACTTCCAAATGTTGGTTTAATTAATGTTTTTGATGCAGAAACACATCAAGAACAAATAATTAATACATCAGATAGTACGTTGAGAAAAGAATACACTACTTACTTTTTAAAACAAGAAGGAATTTTTAATAAAGTCTTCCAAAAATGCGGAGCCGGAACTATCAACATCGAAGTAGGTGATAGTTATGTCAAAAAATTATTAGGGTACTTCAAATCAAGATAA
- a CDS encoding AAA family ATPase codes for MDTTGSNYDIRELNELIERESAFIDILTMEMNKVIVGQKHMIDRLLIGLLGQGHILLEGVPGLAKTLAINTLAKAVHGSFNRIQFTPDLLPADVIGTMIYNVKENDFSIRKGPIFANFILADEINRAPAKVQSALLEAMQEKQVTISDDTFKLDKPFLVMATQNPVEQEGTYPLPEAQMDRFMLKTVIDYPKMEDERLVIRQNLAGEKPQVNPVITIDQIKRAQEAVKKVYMDEKIEKYILDIIFATRYPEQYKLDKLKPLISFGASPRGSINLALAAKCYAFIKRRGYVIPEDVRAVVIDVLRHRIGVTYEAEAENITSVDIINQIVNEIEVP; via the coding sequence ATGGACACAACAGGATCAAACTATGATATCCGCGAGTTAAATGAACTTATAGAAAGAGAAAGCGCGTTTATCGATATTCTAACGATGGAGATGAATAAAGTAATTGTGGGACAAAAACACATGATAGATCGTCTTCTAATTGGATTATTAGGACAAGGACACATATTACTTGAGGGAGTACCTGGATTAGCGAAAACTTTAGCCATTAATACATTAGCTAAAGCTGTTCATGGATCGTTTAACCGTATCCAATTTACCCCAGATTTACTACCTGCAGATGTTATTGGTACAATGATCTATAATGTAAAGGAGAATGACTTCTCTATTCGCAAGGGGCCTATTTTTGCTAACTTTATTTTAGCGGATGAGATAAACCGTGCTCCAGCAAAAGTACAATCAGCGCTACTTGAAGCAATGCAAGAAAAGCAAGTAACAATTAGCGATGACACATTCAAATTAGACAAACCATTCTTGGTAATGGCAACACAAAACCCTGTTGAGCAAGAAGGAACATATCCTTTACCAGAAGCTCAAATGGACCGTTTTATGCTTAAAACAGTGATTGACTATCCTAAGATGGAAGACGAACGCCTTGTAATTCGTCAAAACCTTGCAGGAGAAAAACCACAAGTTAACCCTGTCATTACAATTGATCAAATTAAACGAGCTCAAGAAGCAGTTAAAAAAGTATATATGGATGAAAAAATTGAGAAATACATTCTTGATATCATCTTTGCTACTCGTTATCCTGAGCAATATAAATTAGACAAATTAAAACCATTAATTAGCTTTGGAGCATCTCCACGTGGAAGTATCAACTTAGCATTAGCTGCTAAATGTTATGCATTTATCAAGAGAAGAGGATATGTAATTCCAGAAGACGTTAGAGCTGTGGTAATTGATGTACTACGTCACCGTATTGGAGTAACATACGAGGCTGAAGCAGAAAACATTACTTCTGTTGATATTATTAATCAAATTGTTAATGAGATAGAAGTGCCATAA
- a CDS encoding DUF5929 domain-containing protein — MINKRLLIKNLLAHYDENSFYDKKRQLNLHTKSGKAKFLKHICALSNSNPDNNSYLVVGIEDEDNEIVGVDFYDDSKIQNLINAYLNNPPIITYDNVTFSDLPKDKVVGLVTVQANEDITSFKRNIGEIEAETYYVRIGSTSVPDVVIPKGCNREIVNSIEASSQNDLKSILDSVITFMTDTHRDMKPRYNVFKEQFIICWAGNKKVIRGQVFFSRVDIEFVNEHLKLFYSDLDVVTIVYNDNEFIITEYLNLGLNDKTSYYRFEEVSISFQENGTYAIGNRLLFQPPSYNRNILGHIYGNSLRVIYKITNDLKLTPKEERILSKLCFNMMLCYLNGFTRAKDELIEVKDYLKQSSDPQLFIAFKEVMRILRKLKYETDQDE; from the coding sequence GTGATTAATAAGCGTTTACTCATTAAAAATCTACTTGCTCATTACGATGAGAATAGCTTTTACGATAAGAAAAGGCAACTCAATTTACATACTAAATCAGGAAAAGCAAAATTCTTGAAGCATATCTGTGCCTTATCTAATTCTAACCCGGATAACAACTCTTATTTAGTAGTTGGAATCGAGGATGAAGATAATGAAATTGTCGGTGTTGACTTCTATGATGATAGTAAAATTCAAAATTTAATTAATGCGTATTTAAATAATCCTCCGATTATTACATATGATAATGTTACTTTTTCTGATTTGCCAAAGGATAAAGTAGTTGGTTTGGTTACGGTTCAGGCTAATGAAGATATTACAAGTTTTAAAAGAAATATTGGTGAAATTGAAGCGGAAACTTATTATGTTCGTATTGGTAGCACATCTGTGCCGGATGTTGTTATTCCAAAAGGTTGTAATAGGGAAATTGTAAATAGTATTGAAGCGAGTTCTCAAAATGATCTGAAGAGTATTTTGGATAGTGTTATTACATTTATGACGGATACACATCGAGATATGAAACCTCGTTATAATGTTTTTAAGGAGCAGTTTATTATTTGTTGGGCTGGAAATAAAAAAGTAATTAGAGGCCAAGTTTTCTTTTCTCGTGTAGATATTGAGTTTGTCAATGAACATTTAAAACTTTTTTATTCTGATTTGGATGTTGTAACGATTGTCTATAACGATAATGAATTCATCATAACCGAATACCTAAACTTAGGGCTAAATGATAAAACAAGTTATTATCGCTTTGAAGAAGTTTCCATTTCTTTTCAAGAAAATGGTACGTACGCAATAGGAAATAGATTGTTGTTCCAACCGCCTTCTTATAACAGAAATATTCTTGGACATATTTATGGTAATAGCTTGAGGGTGATTTATAAAATTACTAACGACTTAAAATTGACACCAAAAGAAGAGCGTATTCTTAGTAAGCTTTGTTTTAATATGATGCTTTGTTATCTTAATGGGTTTACAAGGGCAAAAGATGAGTTGATTGAAGTTAAAGATTATTTAAAACAGTCATCAGATCCTCAGTTGTTCATAGCCTTTAAGGAAGTTATGCGTATCTTACGAAAACTTAAATATGAAACAGATCAAGATGAGTAG